A part of Patescibacteria group bacterium genomic DNA contains:
- a CDS encoding SPFH domain-containing protein: MTEFFTNFMWPILALITLLALIILVRIMTSFYVKVPPHKAAFFYGAKSGQKKGAEVHTPATGAATVRVLPAGTVVVTGGGRLRKPIIEAVEFLDLSEITLQVQTKNMANKDGVLITVEALANIRFKDDADSLLIAGGRFLGKTAQDIRQTAQETLESNLRGVIGRLTVEELINDREKFRTEVLKEAGEDLARLGIQIDVFNPQSITDTQGYIEALGKKRTAEVQRDASIGEAEAKAEAKKRSTTAAQQAEVVNQNNEKLQAEATKNTNVAKQQYNAEVAKETATAGQAGPLATAQAKQSVVIAEVKVEEEQARAMIAVEEQNIKREEKKQEADVVVPAKAKADAQVKEAAGYQLAQEARASGDNKAIILRADAESHKRKVEGEGMGFAIEAEGLAKAKVTKETGLAEAEVIRQKLLAEAEGLAKKAEAYKQFSQAAILLEVVRELPPVVTSFASVFGAIAAPMGNIDKVIVYDGGGSGDGQGSSLTRMAMMGPKMISQLLDSAQAMGFDIEGLLNLAKIKVASAQDAATITDKKE, encoded by the coding sequence GTGACTGAATTTTTCACCAATTTCATGTGGCCGATTTTAGCCCTCATCACCCTGTTGGCCTTAATCATTTTGGTACGCATCATGACCAGCTTCTACGTGAAGGTGCCGCCGCACAAGGCTGCGTTCTTCTACGGCGCGAAGTCGGGCCAGAAGAAAGGCGCCGAAGTGCATACGCCCGCAACTGGAGCAGCAACTGTTCGCGTGCTCCCAGCCGGAACCGTGGTGGTCACTGGTGGTGGTCGGTTGCGCAAGCCGATTATCGAAGCAGTGGAATTTCTGGATTTATCGGAAATCACGCTGCAAGTGCAAACGAAGAACATGGCGAACAAGGACGGCGTACTGATCACCGTTGAAGCCTTGGCGAATATCCGTTTTAAAGACGACGCGGATTCGCTGTTGATAGCTGGTGGCCGGTTCCTGGGCAAAACAGCACAGGACATCCGCCAGACTGCACAGGAGACGCTGGAATCGAACTTGCGTGGTGTGATTGGCCGTCTCACGGTCGAAGAACTCATCAACGACCGGGAGAAGTTCCGTACCGAAGTACTCAAGGAAGCCGGTGAAGACTTGGCGCGCTTGGGCATTCAGATTGACGTGTTCAACCCGCAGTCAATTACCGACACGCAAGGGTATATCGAGGCGCTTGGCAAGAAGCGAACCGCGGAAGTGCAGCGCGACGCTTCGATTGGCGAGGCTGAAGCAAAGGCAGAAGCCAAGAAACGGTCCACGACTGCGGCGCAACAGGCTGAAGTCGTAAACCAGAATAACGAGAAACTCCAAGCTGAGGCAACGAAGAATACGAACGTTGCGAAGCAGCAATACAATGCGGAAGTTGCGAAGGAAACAGCAACTGCCGGACAGGCTGGACCACTTGCAACGGCCCAAGCGAAGCAAAGCGTCGTCATTGCTGAAGTCAAGGTGGAAGAAGAGCAAGCACGCGCCATGATCGCCGTGGAAGAGCAGAACATCAAACGCGAAGAGAAGAAGCAGGAAGCTGACGTGGTTGTGCCAGCCAAAGCCAAGGCCGATGCACAAGTCAAAGAAGCGGCCGGCTACCAGCTTGCCCAAGAAGCCAGAGCTTCAGGTGACAATAAGGCGATCATCCTTCGCGCCGATGCCGAGTCGCACAAGCGGAAGGTTGAGGGCGAGGGCATGGGATTTGCGATCGAGGCTGAAGGTTTGGCCAAGGCAAAGGTGACCAAGGAAACAGGCCTTGCTGAGGCCGAGGTTATTCGGCAGAAGCTCCTGGCCGAAGCCGAAGGATTAGCGAAAAAAGCTGAGGCGTATAAACAATTCAGCCAAGCGGCAATACTTCTTGAAGTCGTGCGTGAACTGCCGCCGGTGGTAACGTCGTTTGCGTCTGTCTTTGGAGCAATTGCTGCGCCGATGGGCAACATCGACAAGGTCATTGTCTACGACGGTGGCGGGAGTGGTGACGGCCAGGGTAGCTCACTAACTCGCATGGCAATGATGGGGCCAAAAATGATCAGCCAACTCCTCGACAGTGCCCAGGCGATGGGTTTTGACATTGAAGGGCTCCTCAACCTTGCGAAAATCAAGGTTGCAAGTGCCCAGGATGCTGCCACAATCACTGATAAGAAGGAGTAA